The DNA window GTTCAGATGACGTGAAGAAGTGCCAGCCGTTCCAAGCGGGGCGATCCGCACCGAACCAAGAGCGGGAGCCCCAGCCGGAAGTGTGGTAGTAATAAACCCGTTGTTTAACCCCGATGCGCCAGTTGTCTGCGGCCCACCAGCGCTTGTCGGCCTCTAGGCGCCAGAACATTTCAGGCGGAAGCCGCAACCGGCCACCTATGTCCATCGACAAATTGATGGCATCGCCTACGTCTGTTAAATACCTCAGTGCACCGGTGGCATCGGTATCGGTTCGCTCCGGTTCAGTCAGTTGTCGATCCCGTTCGCGCTCACCCAGCGGAACCAGTTCGTCGCTGTCGCTTTCAATAACCAGTCGCAGTTTCTTCTTTGTGGTGGGCAGATCAAGGCGGAAGCGTACTTCTGGCTTAAATTGTGCCGGGTCGCTGTATTCGGATTCCGCCGCAAAGCCTAACCGAAGATAACTTTCATTGTTCGGCAGCCCATGTTCAGACCCGGACAAGGTGCGGTCGGCCCAGTTACCAATGCCTTGAACCTTGCTGCCGTGTAGGCGTTCCTGATGAATAACCCAGTTGCTGGCACTTAACCACCAGGAATCCACCGGCTCCGCCCAGTACTCGCTGGGCTTTACCGTATAAAATGACGCGGGTAACCGGTAAGGCGATAGCTTATCCGCTAAGGAATCTTCCTGGACGCTAATCGGGCCGGCGCTTTGGACGTGTGAAGAAACGGCCAATAGCGACGGCAGAAGAAAAGCAAAAAATGAGAGGTAACGCAGACGAAGCCCCTTAACTGAATTCAAGCACCCACTGATTATGCAGCTCGGCAACCTGCCGCTCAACCTCAATCAAAGGCTGGTTGTTATCAATGATCGCGTCTGCCTTAGCGCGCCGGTTTTCCCGAGACATCTGGGCCGCCATAATGCGTTCCACTTGCTCGCGGGAATTGTTATCCCGAGCCATGGTGCGTTCCAGCTGAACAGACTCTGGTACATCAATAACGAGGGTTTTGTTCACCAGTTCGTGTTGGTCCGTCTCTAGCAATAATGGCGAAACCAGCAGGGTGTAGGGCAGGTTGTAATCCGCAGGCTGAAGTTGGCGGATAAGTTCATCGCGAATAATCGGGTGTAGCAACGCCTCAAGCCAAGCCCGCTCCTCCGGCTCCGCAAACACTCGTTGCCGTAACCAAGCGCGATCCAGGGCACCATCGGCCCGCAACACCTCATCCCCAAAGTGCTCAGCAATAGTTTTCAGCGCAGGCATGCCCGGCTCAACCACCTCCCGAGCCACATCATCCGCATCCACCCAGTGCACGCCCAATTCCCCAAACAGCCGCACCACCGTAGACTTCCCGGAACCAATTCCCCCTGTTAACCCAATAATCGCCAAACTTAGCTCCTAAACCCCAAGAAACCCATACCAAGCCGAAACAATTTCCGTCCCAAACCACAAACAAATCACCCCGGCCACCGCCAAGTAAGGTCCAAACGGAATCGGCACCTCCCGCCCATGCTTGCGGAACACCATCAAACTGATGCCAACAACCGCCCCAACCAGAGATGACAGCAAAATCACCGCCGGCAGCACCTGCCAGCCCAACCAGGCACCCAAGGCTGCAAGCAGTTTAAAATCACCATGCCCCATGCCTTCCTTGCCGGTTAGCAGTTTAAAGAGCCAATAAACCGACCAAAGCGACAAATAACCTGCGACTGCACCCCAAAAGGCGCTTTCGAAATCCGTCAGCATACCGAAGTAATTTAGCATTAAACCTAACCACATCAGCGGGAGCGTGATGCTGTCAGGTAGAAGCTGGGTATCAAAATCGATCACCGTCAGCGCAACCAAGGCCCAGATTAACAGCTGCGCCCATAATGATGCTTCCGTAGGGCCGAGTAAACAAACCGTGATCACCGAAGCCGCGGCTGTAAAGGCTTCAACCAAAGGATAGCGGGCCGAGATTCGAGTTTTGCAGGAAGAGCATTTTCCGCCGAGCAGCACCCAGCTGATGACGGGAATGTTTTCCCAGGCTCGGATCTTGTGGCCGCAGGGCGGGCACGTGGAGGCAGGTTTAGAAAGTGTTATCTGCGTTTCGTTTTTGCGCTTTTCCTCCGGTACCTCAAGAAACTCCTCGCACTGACAGTGCCAGTCCTGGTGCATCATTTTTGGCAGGCGCAGGATGACTACATTCAGGAAGCTGCCGATGCAGAGGGAGACGACGGTGACTGTGGTGTAGAGGAGCCAGGGGGTTGCGAGGAAGGTTTCTAGTGATGGCATTTGGGGCTCTTAGGTAACGGTTTTAGCTCGCGAAGGAGGGTGAGTATGGTTTTCTGAAGTGCCCTCTCCGGATGAGGGAGAGGGCGGGCCGATTAATAGACATTCTGGACGGCAAGGAGAACGTTTAGCTGACAACCTGTCCCATTTGAAATATTGGTAGATACATAGCAATAATCAAACCGCCAACCAGTACCCCGAGAACCGCCATGATCATCGGCTCCATTAGTGCAGTTAGGTTATCTACCATGTCATCAACTACAGCCTCGTAATGTACTGCCACCTTTTCAAGCATCTCATCCAGGTTGCCAGATTCTTCACCAATGGCGGTAAGCTGAACCGCCATTACCGGGAAGACATCTTGTTGGCGCATGGATGCTTGCAATTGGGTACCGCTGGATACATCGTTCTTGATGTTTTGAATCGCGTCGCGGTAAACCGCATTGCCGGTTGCTCCGGCAACTGAGTCAAGTGCGTCGACCAAAGGCACACCTGCAGCAAACGTAGTGGATAAAACGCGACCGAATTTGGCGACAGCAGACTTGTCGAGAATTTCGCCGACAATTGGCAGTTTTAAAACGTATTTGTCGACAATGTCTGAAAATTTTTGAGACCGTCGTTTGGCCTCTTTGAACAAATAAATCGTACCTACAATTGCGAGCAGTACCACAAACCACCATGACTGCATCCATTCGGAAAGTCTTACCACCATTTGGGTAAATACCGGCAGTTCAGCTCCAAATCCGGAGAACAAACTTTCAAATTGCGGTACAACTTTGATTAGCAGAATTGCAGTAACCACGATAGCAACCACAATAACGGCAATTGGGTAGGTCATCGCCTTTTTGACTTTTTTCTTGAGAATTTCAGTTTTCTCAAGGTAGGTCGCAATTCTGTCGAGCATGGCCTCAAGTGCACCGGCCTGTTCGCCAGATTCCACCAAATTGCAGTAGAGAGTGTCAAAGTGCCTGGGGTGTTTGCGCAACGCAGCGGCAAAACCCGTTCCGGACGAAATGTCATTCCGAATCGACATTACCAGTTCTTGTAAGCCCTTGTTCTCAAGTCCATCGGCTACGATGTCGAAGCTCTGCACCAAAGGTACACCTGCTTTCATCATCGTTGCCAACTGGCGAGTCAGCATGGCGATATCGAAAGGTGTGATTTTTTTACTGCCACCAAAGAGTGGCTTAGGCTTTTTCTTAACTTTGTCTGGAATTACGCCTTGCTTGCGGAGTTGGGCTTTCACGAGGGCCAAACTGACGCCGTTCATCTCACCCTTCGTTTTATTGCCTTTACGGTCTTTGCCTTCCCAGACATACGCTTCCAGCTTTTGCGATTTTTCTGCCATGCTTAATCCTTCGTCACGCGGTTGGCTTCTTCAAGGCTGGTCACGCCCTGAATCACCTTCATCAGGGCAGACTGCCTTAGAGTACGGAAGCCCTCGGCCTGCGCTTTTTTAGCAATTTGAATCGAGCTGGCTTCTTCCATAATCATGTTGGCCAGCTCATCTGTAATCTTGACCACCTCGTAAATACCAACGCGGCCTTTATATCCACCACTGCATTTATCACAGCCCTTGGGGCGGAACAACGTGAACCCCGTATCAATTTGTTCCTGTGTGAACCCTTCGGCTAAAAGCACGTCTTTTGGAACGTCTGCAGGTTGTTTGCAGCTGCACAGACGCCTGCCGAGGCGCTGAGCGATGATCAGGCTCACAGAGGTGGCGATGTTGAATGCGGGAACACCCATGTTCATCATTCGGGTGAGGGTTTCAGCAGCACTATTGGTGTGCAGAGTAGATAAAACCAAGTGTCCCGTCTGGGCCGCTTTGATGGCAATATTGGCCGTTTCTAAATCCCGTATCTCACCGACCATGATCACGTCTGGGTCTTGTCGCAAGAAAGCTCGCAGAGCTTCCGCAAAGCCCAATCCAACTCGTGTGTTCACGTTGACCTGGTTGATGCCTTCCAGGTTGATTTCGGCCGGGTCTTCCGCAGTGGAGATGTTCCGCTCGTTCGTATTCAAAATATTCAGGCCGGTATACAGAGAGACAGTCTTACCTGAACCGGTTGGGCCGGTGACCAAGATCATGCCTTGAGGCTGCTCAAGAGCTTCCAGGTAAAGTTGCTTCTGATCTTCTTCGTACCCAAGCACATCGATGCCGAGTTTTGCTTGGCTGGGATCGAGTATCCGAAGTACGATTTTCTCGCCCCAGAGCGTCGGTAGGGTGTTTACCCGAAAGTCGATGGCTTTGGTTTTAGACAGCTTCATTTTGATTCGGCCATCTTGAGGTACTCGGCGTTCTGAAATGTCTAGCTGAGCCATGATCTTCACACGAGCAGAAATCTTGGGAGCAAGCTTGATCGATGGGCGAGAGACCTCTTTCAAAATGCCGTCCGTCCGATAGCGAACCCGATAAGTTTTTTCGTAGGGCTCGAAATGAATATCGGAGGCGCCACCACGAATGGCGTCAAGAAGCATCTTGTTGACGTACTTTACGATAGGCGCATCGTCAACTTCGGAGGTTGATGCGGTGTTGTCGTCTTCGTCATCACCACCTTCGGTTTCAACGCCTTCGAGGTCGGCATCATCAAGATCCCCCATAGACGAGTCTTGAGATTCCAAGTATTTGTCGATGGCTGCCCGGAGCTTTGCATCGTCCACTAAAACAGCGTCGGTGCTTAAGCCCGTATTAAACTTGATCTCGTCCAGAGCCTGGATATTGGTCGGGTCGGAAACCGCGATAAACAACCGGTTACCTCTTTTGTAAAGAGGCAGGGCGGTGTGCTTTCGTATCAGTTTCTCGTCCACTGATTTCTCAGGCATCATTTCCGGCAGAAAAGAATCCAAATCTAGGACAGAAATGCCAAACTCCATCGCAGCAGAGAAGGCCAGCTTAGAGCTGTCAGCCAGATCATTCTGGGTGAGGTAAGTGATGAGGGGAGTGCGATTTTCTGAGGCCTGGATAAAAGCATCTTTCGCGATGTCCTCGTCCAAAAGCCCGTCATCAACAAATCGACGGGCCAGGCCCGTAAGCGTTACGTTTCGGTTGTTGCTCGCCATAAGTGCTCTGAGGAAAGTCGTATAAGTGGCTGAATCACGTATTTATGAGCACAGAGTTTAGATGTAGTGGGTAGATTTGGAAAGGTTGTGGGTTCTCAGGTTTGGTATTTGATTGCGATCGAGCGAGGGTCGTTTTCAGGTTGCCGAAGCTTCAGTCTGTCGGCTTGGTGACAGAATGTGTCAGTCGTAGCCCTTTTGCGACTAAAGTTGCACTCCGAGTTGTTGTGTGATTTGTGTCACATATGCACCTTAACTCATTGAGCAACCGCTGTTTTCATATGTTACCTTGCAATTGGCACGTCCGATGCTTAACTTACACTAAGCTCAGCGCGGTCGCGGGGTAACGCTCTACCGCCCCGGAGCTATTAAGAACCAAATACGACATAGAGGTCGAATTATGCAAAAGATTAAAATGAACAAAGGCCAGCAGGGTTTTACTCTGATTGAATTGATGATCGTAGTTGCGATCATTGGTATTTTGGCGGCTGTTGCTATCCCTGCGTACCAAGATTATACGCAGCGAGCTCAAGTTGCGGAAGCTTTTACGATGACTGCCGGCGCTAAAACAGCTATTGCCGAATATGCGCAATCTAATGGCGCCTACCCTGACTCGGCTGCCTTGGCTGATCTTGATCTTGATGCCTCTCCGGCCATTAGCGGAAATTACGCGGAAGCTGAGGTTGCTGATGACACCGGCGTGATTACTATTACAATGAAGGCAGCGGGCACCGTAGGGGCCGACATTGCTGGCGGAGTAATTACATTGACTCCACCTACGCTTGCAGGCATGACAGGTGCTTTTAAGTGGGATTGTGGTTCAAGTGGAAGCAATAAGATTGAGCAGAAGTTCCTGCCTAAGAGCTGTACTTCAAGCTAAGTTTTAAGTGGTCGCTGGGTTGGGGTCTTGGGATAGAGTGTTATTGTTGTAATCGTTAAACCCGAGCTTGGCGTTTTCTATAAGCCCGAAAAGATATTCTTTTCGGGCTTTTTATTTTTTGGTGCATTGCGGGAAATAAAGCTCGCTTTGATTCGCTTGAATTAACTTTAGTGCTAATTATACAGATTTTTGGGGTTAGGGTTGCTTAAAGTATCGAACACTATTTATGGGGTAGTCGTCTCTTTAGTGATAGTTAGCGTATTGTTCGCGGACTTTCTCCCATTGTTGGTTAGCGGTTATGACTACCAGAGATTTATACTTGTCGTGTTGTTGGCGTCAGTGGTTAGCGTCGGTATCGTAATGTTGTTGTTTGAGAATGATGGTGAGGCTTATCGAGAAGTTGGCCCGGCCCTTTTGCTTGCAGTCCTGTTTTTTGTTCTGGCAATACCGTTTCGAGACGCTCCCCACAATTGGGTTGAGCCAGCGTTGTTTGCGGCGTTTTTTTTCGCGTTTGTGCTTCTGGGTACTTTAACCAAGAGGTATGCGCAGCAGGGCCCGTGGGTGGTCTTGTTTGTTTATATTTTTGTAGCAACGGCTTTTTTTTATGGTGCTTGCACCCTCCTCGTATATATTTTTGTTCTGTCAGACCGTGTTTCGGCTATTTCAAGTTATATTCCTTGGGGGTTTGCAAATATTCGATACTGGAGTCACATAGCCACTTGGCTTATACCCTTGCTGCCGTTAGCGGTACTTATAGGCCCGCTAAAACATAAAAAGTTGTGGCATGTGATCGTCGCATTAAGTGCTGCATCATGGTGGTGGGTCGTTTTTTTATCAGCGTCACGAGGAACTATTCTTGGAGTTCTGTTCGGGAGTGGTGTAGTGATAATTACGATGGGGCGTTTATCTTTTCCATGGCTAAAAGTAGCGCTGCGTTATTTGGTGTACGGCCTAACTGCATGGATTGTATTGTCGATTCTTGTGCCGTCACTACTATTCGACGGTATTAATGTCCGTTCGTTCAAAAATCAAGCTTCTATTGAAGTTAGGGCAGTGCAGGCAAGCGAGGCGTGGGAGATGACCCTCGAAAATTTCCCTTTTGGATCGGGGCCACAATCATGGCTTACTCACGAAATTATCACTGAAAAATACCGCGACGCTCCTAAATACGCACACCCGCACAATATGTATTTGATGTGGGCGGCAGAGTATGGCTGGTTGTTGATTGTCGCGTTGTTGCTGCTCGTAGGTCAGGCTGTTCGGAATTTTTGGGCTAGGCGCGGTGAGTTGTTTGTCGGTGATCGGTATGGGTTGGCTTTGCCATTAGTAGCGGTCACATCATCAGTTTCTGCAGCGCTAGTTCATGCCGGTGTTTCGTCAGTTTTCTTGGCGCCGGGCTCGATGTTGGTTGGTTTTATCGTGCTGTCGCTGTTTTGGGCTTTGATTTCGCCTCAAAAACTTCGGGTACCTGTAAGGTTTTCTTTCGCGACGGTAGCCGCCGCACTATTGGCAGGAGTATTGTTCGGCGTTCTATCCTGCTATTGGGTGCGAGACGTTACTGCTTATCACCAAGCTATGGAGGCCGATGAGCTAATCTATTATGAAAGCCAGCCAAATGGGACGATGCCGCGCTTCTGGGTTCACGGCAATTACCCTCGCCCCCTCAGTCAAATGGGAAAGCTAGACTAGTCTTTCGCATAATTGGGCTATGAAATCTGTCGGCACACTTTCGCCAGCTGATTCGCCGAGCTTCGCATTATTAAAGGGTGTGGGATCCTCTCTATCTCAGAGGGAAAAGGTTTGTGATGGTAGACCAAAGGCACCAGCGCAACTCTTGTAGGGGGCGATTTTTTGCCACCACAATCCGAAAATTAAAAGTTGGTGCCGAAATTGCTTGCCATAACATTGTGTAGAACCCCTCAAAAATGGCGGAGATATGGCGAAAAGCACTGGTTTCTCTCTTGTTGAGTTGATGATTGTTGTGGGTATTATCGGAATTCTTGCAGCTGTTGCTATCCCTAGCTATCAGGGTTATATCGTAAAAGTGCAATTAAATCTTGCAGTTGGTGAGCTGTCTGTCTACAAAACTCCGTTTGAAGAACGAGTTAGCTCAAATGATGGCGTTACAAATGCGGATATTGGATATGCCCCGTCGGACCTGACAACAGGGACTCATGGTGTCGATATAGGTGTGCTTAATGCCAATGGTTCTGGTCAGCTTCAAGTGACCATGGGGGGCAAAGCTCATCCAAATTTGTCAGGTGTGATTCTGAGTATCGAGCGCAGCCCCTTGGGAAGGTGGGAGTGTGTTATTGATCCAAGTGCAGCAACTGGTTGGAAAGCTTCTTACTTGCCTTCTGGATGCCGGCTGTGACCGGTTTTATCTGTGCCCAGTATGAGTGGGCATCAACCGACTCACCCAAACTCCCGCCCCAACCAGTCATTAATATCCCCAGACTCATACATCCACCGCTCTTCACCCCGCTCATCCACAATCAACAAACAAGGAACCTTAACCGCTCCACCACCTTTCAACAGTGCCTTGCGGTTTTTCTCACCATGCTGGGCATCCCGCCGTTCAATGTTCAGTCCCAGTCGTGCCATTTCCTTCCGCACCTTGATGCAAAACGGGCAAGCGCGGAACTCGTAAAGCGCCAAGTTTTTGGTAGCTTTATCGACTATAGCTTGCTGCTCGGCCGAGCGTTCGATCGCCTTGGGCGTGCTGAGCTTCTCTGAAAGCAGCATGAACGGCGTCAGAACCAAGCGGAGAAGGCGGAAAAAAGCTCGGATAATCATTCGCATAAAAAACCTAAACTGTTTGAAATGAGCGTGTTCACGGATAATAAGGCGGCAAGGATACCACGGCCGTGAAATAAATTGGGGTCAGACCCCAGTTGCATCAAACCTCGCCTCGACCATTTTTCTCCAGATAAGCCGATCCAGTGCCGCCTTCGCCTTCCATCTGTACGCTGATCCGCGGCGCTGCCACGTCAATGTAGCGTTCTTCCATCTTCCGCTTCAGCAGCAAGTTGAACGCGCGGGATACATCCCATTGAAACTCGGGCTTGGTGCGCATGCGCATACGCAATACCGGGCAACCTTCTTCGAATGCGTGGATGCCCTGCATTTCCAGTGGCGACCAGATCAGCCAGCGCATATCAGGCTGCAGGCGCAGTTCGTCGGCTGTTTCGTTCATCAGCTGTATGGCATCGTCGATGGGCAGTTCCCGGGGGATACGGATCTTAAGCAGCGCAATGCCAAACTGGCGGGACATGTTGTGGATGGAACTGATTTTGCTAAAGGTAATGTGATGCACTACGCCTTCAAGGTCCCGTAGGCGCACGGTGCGCAAGTTAAAGCCTTCGACGGTGCCCATAAAGCCGTTAATCTGCACGAAATCACCGACCGACATCGAGTCTTCCACCACAATAAAAAGGCCGGTGATCAAATCCTGAACTAGGGTTTGCGCGCCAAAACCTACCGCAAGGCCGATAATACCGGCACCGGCAAGAAGGGGTGTCACGTCTACGCCGAGAGTAGACAGGCTGACTAAAGTCGCGATGATCAGGATGGTGATCAACAACGTGTTTCGGGCAATGGGTAGGATGGTCTGTGCCCGGGCGGCGTTGATTCGTTTTTTGCGATCGCCCATGCCTAGGGTGCGTTCTAGCAGTTCGTCGATGAAAATCCACGTTAGTTTCGTGACCAGTAGAACAACGGCTACGCCAAACAGGCTGCTGGTAATGTTTTTGCTGACCGGAGGTTTGCCAGCCAGACCAAACATCGATAAATCCCAGATTTGCAGAGTCAGTTCGAAAAACACAAACCACGCCGCCGCTTGGCTCAGGTTGTACCCAAAACGGACCAGCCTACGGCTGAAGGTGCTTAAAGATCGGTGCTTGGGGCGGTTTTGTTGAATGCCGAGCAGTCCTTGTAAGGCAAGCGTAAGAGCCAGAAGCAGGGCACAAATCATGGCTTTGCCCAGGGCGGCATCGGCCTCGCCCCCATTGATGAACACTGCGACCACAGAGGCGCTTATCGCGACCAGCAAGGGGATATGCCAGAGCCGGGCCAGTAGGGCGATGACTTCCCGAGACACGCCTTCGTTTTTGCGTTGGTTGTAGGGGCGGTTACGGATTAGGTGGGTAACGGGGCGCCGGTTACGCACAATCAGGTAGAAACTCATTAACGCCGCAACCACGCTGAATACGAGTGCCAATGCACTGGCCAATTCTGATCCAAGTTGTGCCGTCAGTTCGGTAGTGCTTAAGGCATCTTCAAGGGCGAAAAGTGCGCCAATGATAAACAGCGGCAATAGCATACGTCGACGAAGAATGATGACTGCAGATAGTCGATGGCCATTGGAGAACACGGAAATCATCACGTCGAATAAGGAAGTCAGAATGCGCGCGCAAAGGCCAGTATATGCAAGGATTCTTACCGTGGTTTGTGCAGCCTCAGACATGCCGAAGGTTGGCAGCTCAGCCAGTAGTGCAACAAAGGTCAGCAACCATGGCAGAATACGCCGGATAAAATGCACCGCCAGAAGCCAGGGCCTCGGATTCCGAGGCATTTGCAGGGGCCAATCTCTCCAGACAAAAAACGCTTGGAGAACCCGTGAAAGCCCCCACAATACGGCCAGCCACACGGTCAGCACTGCTGTTGTTTCTGCCAGCGCGCGGGGAGAAGCACTGTTCAGTAATGTTAGGGCGGCGGTGTAGGCATTTTTGAAGTGCGTTTCCCAAATCGAAAGGTAGCTAGGCGGGGTATCGTCTGCTCTGTGGCCCTCATCAAACAAGACAGCAATCGCGCCAAGCAGCCCCTCGTTTTCGAAGGCTTCGTTTTCGTCGGACGCGGATTTTGCCTTCAGTCCTTCTTGAAGGGTCTTGAGCTGTTGCACCAGCGCCGTGCGTTCTTCGTCGTTTTCCAGTGCCTCAATGGTCACATTTAAAGAGGCTTCAAGCTCTTTTGGCGATGCCTCTTCCTTTTCTTCTTGCCCGGAAAAGCCCGGAATGCCAGGCAGAGAAAAAGGGTTTGCCTGGGCCGAAGCGCAAAAAAACAGTAAACACAGCCCAAATAAGGCAACGGAACGTCTCAAGCTTTTACCTCTTCAGAATCAGGAAATAATGAATTCGGCTATTTTTGCGTATTACCGTACCACACTGCATGATTCGCTCCCCCATCTTCCTGACTTTGCGATAAACTTTCGCAGTCTTAAAAACCAGAAAAATTCGTTAAGGAACTGATGCATGGCGTTCGAATTCGGTACCCAGAAACTCAATATCCGGAACCCGTTCCGGTTTGAGGGGTTAGTGCGGTCTATCCGGGGTTTGGTGTTAACAGCAATCGGCGTGTACCTCTTGTTGCAGATTCAACCGTTGCTCTCTATCGATAAAGCTCATGCATGGCTCAGCTTGGCCATTGGTAGTGTGTTTGTCATTGGTGGTT is part of the Marinobacter sp. JH2 genome and encodes:
- the coaE gene encoding dephospho-CoA kinase (Dephospho-CoA kinase (CoaE) performs the final step in coenzyme A biosynthesis.) — its product is MAIIGLTGGIGSGKSTVVRLFGELGVHWVDADDVAREVVEPGMPALKTIAEHFGDEVLRADGALDRAWLRQRVFAEPEERAWLEALLHPIIRDELIRQLQPADYNLPYTLLVSPLLLETDQHELVNKTLVIDVPESVQLERTMARDNNSREQVERIMAAQMSRENRRAKADAIIDNNQPLIEVERQVAELHNQWVLEFS
- a CDS encoding pilin; this encodes MQKIKMNKGQQGFTLIELMIVVAIIGILAAVAIPAYQDYTQRAQVAEAFTMTAGAKTAIAEYAQSNGAYPDSAALADLDLDASPAISGNYAEAEVADDTGVITITMKAAGTVGADIAGGVITLTPPTLAGMTGAFKWDCGSSGSNKIEQKFLPKSCTSS
- a CDS encoding type II secretion system F family protein, which encodes MAEKSQKLEAYVWEGKDRKGNKTKGEMNGVSLALVKAQLRKQGVIPDKVKKKPKPLFGGSKKITPFDIAMLTRQLATMMKAGVPLVQSFDIVADGLENKGLQELVMSIRNDISSGTGFAAALRKHPRHFDTLYCNLVESGEQAGALEAMLDRIATYLEKTEILKKKVKKAMTYPIAVIVVAIVVTAILLIKVVPQFESLFSGFGAELPVFTQMVVRLSEWMQSWWFVVLLAIVGTIYLFKEAKRRSQKFSDIVDKYVLKLPIVGEILDKSAVAKFGRVLSTTFAAGVPLVDALDSVAGATGNAVYRDAIQNIKNDVSSGTQLQASMRQQDVFPVMAVQLTAIGEESGNLDEMLEKVAVHYEAVVDDMVDNLTALMEPMIMAVLGVLVGGLIIAMYLPIFQMGQVVS
- a CDS encoding mechanosensitive ion channel domain-containing protein is translated as MRRSVALFGLCLLFFCASAQANPFSLPGIPGFSGQEEKEEASPKELEASLNVTIEALENDEERTALVQQLKTLQEGLKAKSASDENEAFENEGLLGAIAVLFDEGHRADDTPPSYLSIWETHFKNAYTAALTLLNSASPRALAETTAVLTVWLAVLWGLSRVLQAFFVWRDWPLQMPRNPRPWLLAVHFIRRILPWLLTFVALLAELPTFGMSEAAQTTVRILAYTGLCARILTSLFDVMISVFSNGHRLSAVIILRRRMLLPLFIIGALFALEDALSTTELTAQLGSELASALALVFSVVAALMSFYLIVRNRRPVTHLIRNRPYNQRKNEGVSREVIALLARLWHIPLLVAISASVVAVFINGGEADAALGKAMICALLLALTLALQGLLGIQQNRPKHRSLSTFSRRLVRFGYNLSQAAAWFVFFELTLQIWDLSMFGLAGKPPVSKNITSSLFGVAVVLLVTKLTWIFIDELLERTLGMGDRKKRINAARAQTILPIARNTLLITILIIATLVSLSTLGVDVTPLLAGAGIIGLAVGFGAQTLVQDLITGLFIVVEDSMSVGDFVQINGFMGTVEGFNLRTVRLRDLEGVVHHITFSKISSIHNMSRQFGIALLKIRIPRELPIDDAIQLMNETADELRLQPDMRWLIWSPLEMQGIHAFEEGCPVLRMRMRTKPEFQWDVSRAFNLLLKRKMEERYIDVAAPRISVQMEGEGGTGSAYLEKNGRGEV
- a CDS encoding A24 family peptidase, with the protein product MPSLETFLATPWLLYTTVTVVSLCIGSFLNVVILRLPKMMHQDWHCQCEEFLEVPEEKRKNETQITLSKPASTCPPCGHKIRAWENIPVISWVLLGGKCSSCKTRISARYPLVEAFTAAASVITVCLLGPTEASLWAQLLIWALVALTVIDFDTQLLPDSITLPLMWLGLMLNYFGMLTDFESAFWGAVAGYLSLWSVYWLFKLLTGKEGMGHGDFKLLAALGAWLGWQVLPAVILLSSLVGAVVGISLMVFRKHGREVPIPFGPYLAVAGVICLWFGTEIVSAWYGFLGV
- the pilB gene encoding type IV-A pilus assembly ATPase PilB, whose amino-acid sequence is MASNNRNVTLTGLARRFVDDGLLDEDIAKDAFIQASENRTPLITYLTQNDLADSSKLAFSAAMEFGISVLDLDSFLPEMMPEKSVDEKLIRKHTALPLYKRGNRLFIAVSDPTNIQALDEIKFNTGLSTDAVLVDDAKLRAAIDKYLESQDSSMGDLDDADLEGVETEGGDDEDDNTASTSEVDDAPIVKYVNKMLLDAIRGGASDIHFEPYEKTYRVRYRTDGILKEVSRPSIKLAPKISARVKIMAQLDISERRVPQDGRIKMKLSKTKAIDFRVNTLPTLWGEKIVLRILDPSQAKLGIDVLGYEEDQKQLYLEALEQPQGMILVTGPTGSGKTVSLYTGLNILNTNERNISTAEDPAEINLEGINQVNVNTRVGLGFAEALRAFLRQDPDVIMVGEIRDLETANIAIKAAQTGHLVLSTLHTNSAAETLTRMMNMGVPAFNIATSVSLIIAQRLGRRLCSCKQPADVPKDVLLAEGFTQEQIDTGFTLFRPKGCDKCSGGYKGRVGIYEVVKITDELANMIMEEASSIQIAKKAQAEGFRTLRQSALMKVIQGVTSLEEANRVTKD
- a CDS encoding pilin, whose translation is MAKSTGFSLVELMIVVGIIGILAAVAIPSYQGYIVKVQLNLAVGELSVYKTPFEERVSSNDGVTNADIGYAPSDLTTGTHGVDIGVLNANGSGQLQVTMGGKAHPNLSGVILSIERSPLGRWECVIDPSAATGWKASYLPSGCRL
- a CDS encoding O-antigen ligase family protein, whose amino-acid sequence is MLKVSNTIYGVVVSLVIVSVLFADFLPLLVSGYDYQRFILVVLLASVVSVGIVMLLFENDGEAYREVGPALLLAVLFFVLAIPFRDAPHNWVEPALFAAFFFAFVLLGTLTKRYAQQGPWVVLFVYIFVATAFFYGACTLLVYIFVLSDRVSAISSYIPWGFANIRYWSHIATWLIPLLPLAVLIGPLKHKKLWHVIVALSAASWWWVVFLSASRGTILGVLFGSGVVIITMGRLSFPWLKVALRYLVYGLTAWIVLSILVPSLLFDGINVRSFKNQASIEVRAVQASEAWEMTLENFPFGSGPQSWLTHEIITEKYRDAPKYAHPHNMYLMWAAEYGWLLIVALLLLVGQAVRNFWARRGELFVGDRYGLALPLVAVTSSVSAALVHAGVSSVFLAPGSMLVGFIVLSLFWALISPQKLRVPVRFSFATVAAALLAGVLFGVLSCYWVRDVTAYHQAMEADELIYYESQPNGTMPRFWVHGNYPRPLSQMGKLD
- a CDS encoding glutathione S-transferase N-terminal domain-containing protein, producing MRMIIRAFFRLLRLVLTPFMLLSEKLSTPKAIERSAEQQAIVDKATKNLALYEFRACPFCIKVRKEMARLGLNIERRDAQHGEKNRKALLKGGGAVKVPCLLIVDERGEERWMYESGDINDWLGREFG